From a region of the Thiorhodovibrio winogradskyi genome:
- a CDS encoding thioredoxin family protein, translated as MKEIKVLGSGCRNCEITAQAIASAAEQAGVAIDLIKVTDIAAIMGFGVMSTPGVVIDGQVVHSGSVPGPDLVRGWFKNEAGA; from the coding sequence ATGAAAGAAATCAAAGTTTTAGGTTCCGGCTGCCGCAACTGCGAGATCACCGCGCAGGCCATCGCCAGCGCTGCCGAGCAGGCCGGGGTGGCCATTGATTTGATCAAGGTCACCGACATCGCCGCGATCATGGGCTTCGGCGTCATGTCCACCCCCGGCGTGGTGATCGACGGCCAGGTGGTGCACTCCGGCAGTGTGCCGGGGCCGGATCTGGTGCGCGGCTGGTTCAAGAACGAGGCAGGCGCATGA
- a CDS encoding circadian clock KaiB family protein, with the protein MSISVPGAGRCTPDSPLLLRLYVAGQSPKSVAAYSNLTQLCEQRLAVPYRIEVIDLLDNPALAREDQILAIPTLVRRHPEPVRRVIGDLSDGDRVLLGLDLPVTPPAAKP; encoded by the coding sequence GTGAGTATTTCGGTTCCGGGCGCTGGCAGGTGCACGCCCGATTCCCCTCTGCTCCTGCGACTCTATGTCGCCGGGCAAAGCCCAAAATCCGTGGCGGCCTATAGCAACCTGACACAGTTGTGCGAACAACGTCTTGCCGTCCCCTATCGCATTGAGGTGATCGACCTACTCGACAACCCGGCACTCGCACGCGAGGATCAAATCCTTGCCATCCCCACCCTGGTACGTCGCCATCCCGAGCCGGTGCGCAGAGTCATCGGCGATCTTTCCGACGGTGATCGCGTGCTGCTCGGCTTGGATCTCCCAGTCACACCTCCTGCCGCCAAACCTTGA
- the ubiV gene encoding ubiquinone anaerobic biosynthesis protein UbiV, translated as MTPATTPTGKPSGNPGVTKAASRPGPRLSLGPIGYYWPKDRVDAFYAQVAQLPVDIVYLGETLCSKRKELKFEDWLAIGERLLESGKEVVLSTLSLLEAESELIRLRFICDNGRFLVEANDMGAVHLLQGRPFVVGHSVNIYNDRSLALLARQGLKRWVLPVELTAETLADMQERRPDGVETEVLAYGRLPLAYSARCFTARARNLPKDDCRYCCIDYPDGLVVATQDDQSFLALNGIQTLSARTANLLAELPRMRELKVDILRISPQAEQTDEIIRLFDLALRGELSPAEAATKATELTPTGACDGYWHGGAGMEQQVKTVQ; from the coding sequence GTGACTCCGGCCACGACGCCAACTGGCAAACCATCTGGCAATCCAGGCGTAACAAAGGCGGCTTCTCGTCCCGGTCCGCGCCTATCACTTGGCCCCATTGGTTACTATTGGCCCAAGGACAGAGTCGATGCCTTCTACGCCCAGGTCGCGCAACTGCCGGTGGACATTGTTTACTTGGGCGAAACTCTCTGCTCCAAGCGCAAGGAGCTGAAATTCGAGGACTGGCTGGCCATTGGTGAGCGCCTGCTGGAGTCGGGCAAGGAGGTGGTGCTGTCCACCCTCAGTCTGCTGGAGGCCGAGTCCGAACTCATTCGCCTGCGCTTCATCTGTGATAACGGCCGATTTTTGGTCGAGGCCAACGACATGGGTGCGGTGCATCTGCTCCAGGGCCGGCCCTTCGTGGTTGGACACAGTGTCAACATTTATAACGACCGCAGTCTGGCGCTGCTGGCCCGGCAGGGTCTTAAACGCTGGGTGCTGCCGGTGGAGTTGACCGCCGAGACCCTGGCCGATATGCAAGAGCGGCGCCCGGACGGCGTGGAGACCGAGGTGTTGGCCTATGGACGCTTGCCCCTGGCGTACTCCGCTCGCTGTTTCACCGCGCGCGCACGCAATCTGCCCAAGGATGACTGCCGTTATTGCTGTATCGACTATCCCGATGGCCTGGTGGTCGCGACCCAGGACGATCAGAGCTTTCTTGCGCTCAATGGCATCCAGACCCTGTCCGCACGCACGGCCAACCTATTGGCCGAATTGCCACGCATGCGGGAACTGAAAGTCGACATTTTGCGCATCAGCCCGCAGGCTGAGCAGACCGATGAGATCATCCGGCTGTTCGACCTGGCCTTGCGTGGGGAACTCAGTCCGGCCGAGGCCGCGACCAAGGCAACGGAGCTAACACCAACGGGCGCTTGCGATGGTTATTGGCATGGCGGTGCTGGCATGGAGCAGCAGGTCAAGACGGTCCAGTAG
- the pstS gene encoding phosphate ABC transporter substrate-binding protein PstS, with translation MTSKHFLLAGLLIGASLVASLSGCGPSDPSEKAASGAAETQAASALTAAGSSFAAPLISRWMKRYGEQHPDLALSYASVGSGEGIKRFIAGEVAIGATDAPLKPEEIAQIDGAFAQLPITGGMIALAYNLPGVDGPLNLPRDVYVDIFLNKIHRWDDPRIQAANPGLALPSKLIQVVARRDSSGTTFAFTNHLASIAPAWAEQYSVGKQIGWPSGTMLASGNEGVAQRVKITHGAIGYVEAGFARRLHLPLAWLENRTGGLIAPTADTGQRALADGSDAMPEDLSVTVPDPEGARSYPIVTFTWALVRSDYPEPFNTRAVHDFLRWTLTEGQAQAADLGFVPLPETLARASLLELDGLSGIAR, from the coding sequence ATGACATCCAAGCATTTTCTGCTGGCCGGGTTGCTGATTGGCGCTAGCCTTGTTGCTAGCCTAAGCGGCTGCGGCCCATCCGACCCCTCTGAGAAAGCCGCATCCGGCGCGGCGGAAACCCAGGCAGCCTCGGCCCTGACGGCTGCCGGCTCCAGCTTCGCCGCGCCACTGATCAGTCGATGGATGAAACGCTATGGCGAGCAACACCCCGATCTGGCGCTGAGCTATGCCTCGGTTGGCAGTGGCGAGGGGATTAAGCGCTTCATCGCCGGGGAGGTGGCCATCGGCGCCACCGATGCACCACTCAAGCCTGAGGAGATCGCCCAAATCGACGGCGCCTTCGCGCAGCTTCCCATCACCGGCGGCATGATCGCGCTGGCCTATAACCTGCCTGGTGTCGATGGCCCGCTCAATCTGCCGCGTGATGTCTATGTGGATATTTTCCTCAACAAGATCCACCGCTGGGATGACCCACGCATCCAGGCGGCCAATCCTGGTTTGGCATTGCCCAGCAAATTGATTCAAGTGGTCGCCCGGCGCGACAGCAGCGGCACCACCTTTGCCTTCACCAACCATCTCGCCAGCATCGCGCCCGCGTGGGCCGAGCAATACAGTGTCGGCAAGCAGATTGGCTGGCCGTCCGGCACCATGCTCGCATCCGGCAACGAGGGCGTCGCCCAGCGGGTCAAAATCACTCACGGTGCTATCGGCTATGTCGAGGCCGGCTTCGCCCGCCGCCTGCATTTGCCACTGGCCTGGCTGGAAAATCGCACGGGTGGACTGATCGCACCCACCGCCGACACCGGCCAGCGCGCCCTGGCCGATGGCTCGGATGCCATGCCGGAGGATCTGAGCGTCACCGTACCCGACCCCGAGGGCGCGCGCTCCTATCCCATTGTCACCTTCACCTGGGCGCTGGTGCGGTCCGACTACCCGGAACCCTTCAACACCCGCGCGGTGCATGACTTCCTGCGCTGGACGCTGACCGAAGGGCAAGCTCAGGCCGCCGATCTGGGCTTCGTGCCCCTGCCGGAGACTCTGGCCAGGGCGAGCTTGCTGGAGCTCGATGGTCTGAGTGGGATCGCGCGCTGA
- a CDS encoding sensor domain-containing protein produces MFDQLSAENQHLRARLADAEETLRAIREGEIDALVISNNQGLSERLFTLEGSDASYHALIESMSEGALVLTAAGLVYYANRRLCEMLKTTHKALAGTPFKQWIKPADHPWFDSLLRQDTTHRAHGIEIMLVASDGSETPCHLSVSVLPVGHDQVYFSLVATDLAEQKAHEDRILAAERLARSILDQATEAIVVCDRTTQVVRANALARQLCAVNPLGQVFANVLPLRLPSGAQFDLHGFIGDRDRHPFEAHLELQDQSLTMLVGVGPWLGSDGGMLGTIVTLTDISERKAAEEEIFRLAFYDPLTSLPNRRLLEEWVSRQIVQYIRSGRHGALAFIDLDNFKTLNDTRGHDVGDILLQQVAARIKNAIRESDILARLGGDEFVLILGELDQDRHEAQQQAEAVCAKIHRNAREPYLIDGHESRSTLSIGITLFGEQKTSLDELLKRADLAMYESKASGRDTWRFFDPQMQQALESRARLEDRLRLALRDGGLWLDYQPQINRERRLIGAEALLRWQDQAEGQISPAVFIPLAEETGLILPLGDWVLDQACAQLANWAKQPGTAALTLAVNVSAHQFQQPDFVARVREVIALHHIKPGHLKLELTETLLLKDMTEAAQKMEALKGSGIGFSLDDFGTGYSSLAYLKRLPLDQLKIDQSFIRDLLEDSSDAAIVDAILGMARSLGLQVIAEGVETDEQYNFLLGHGCDAFQGYLFGRPGPSNQLSAGIQ; encoded by the coding sequence ATGTTTGATCAACTGAGCGCCGAAAACCAGCATCTGCGCGCGCGCCTCGCCGACGCCGAGGAAACCCTGCGCGCCATTCGCGAGGGCGAAATCGACGCCCTGGTCATTTCCAATAATCAAGGTCTGAGCGAGCGCCTGTTCACGCTCGAGGGCAGCGATGCCTCCTACCATGCCCTGATCGAATCCATGAGTGAGGGCGCCCTGGTGCTGACCGCCGCGGGCCTGGTGTATTACGCCAACCGACGTCTGTGCGAGATGCTCAAGACAACCCATAAGGCCCTGGCCGGCACCCCATTCAAGCAGTGGATCAAGCCCGCCGATCACCCCTGGTTCGACAGTCTGCTGCGCCAGGACACCACGCATCGGGCCCACGGCATCGAGATCATGCTAGTGGCCTCGGATGGGTCCGAGACCCCCTGTCATCTCTCGGTCAGCGTGCTACCCGTCGGGCATGATCAAGTCTATTTCAGCCTGGTCGCAACAGACCTGGCCGAGCAAAAAGCCCATGAGGATCGCATTCTCGCCGCCGAGCGACTGGCTCGCTCGATTCTCGACCAGGCCACCGAGGCCATTGTGGTCTGCGACCGCACCACCCAGGTGGTGCGAGCCAATGCCCTCGCGCGCCAACTCTGCGCTGTTAACCCTCTGGGTCAGGTCTTTGCCAACGTCCTACCGCTGCGACTGCCAAGTGGCGCGCAGTTCGATTTGCATGGTTTTATTGGAGATCGTGATCGCCATCCGTTCGAGGCACATCTTGAATTGCAAGATCAGAGCCTGACCATGTTGGTCGGCGTCGGCCCCTGGCTTGGCAGCGATGGCGGCATGCTCGGTACCATCGTCACCCTGACCGACATCAGCGAGCGCAAAGCGGCCGAAGAAGAAATCTTTCGCCTGGCTTTTTACGACCCGCTCACCAGCCTGCCCAACCGGCGACTGCTCGAGGAATGGGTTAGCCGCCAGATTGTGCAGTACATCCGCAGTGGCCGCCACGGCGCCCTGGCCTTTATCGATCTGGACAACTTCAAAACGCTGAACGATACCCGCGGGCACGATGTTGGCGATATTCTGCTCCAGCAGGTCGCCGCGCGAATCAAGAACGCCATTCGCGAATCCGATATCCTGGCGCGGCTCGGCGGTGACGAGTTCGTACTCATCCTGGGCGAGCTCGATCAGGACCGGCACGAGGCCCAGCAGCAGGCCGAGGCTGTTTGCGCCAAGATTCACCGCAACGCGCGCGAACCCTACCTCATTGATGGACATGAATCCCGCAGCACGCTAAGCATAGGTATCACCCTCTTTGGCGAGCAAAAAACCTCCCTCGACGAACTCCTCAAACGCGCAGATCTGGCCATGTATGAGTCCAAGGCCAGCGGACGCGACACCTGGCGCTTTTTTGACCCGCAGATGCAGCAGGCACTCGAAAGCCGAGCACGACTTGAGGATCGCCTACGCCTCGCGCTGCGTGACGGCGGCCTGTGGCTGGACTACCAGCCGCAGATCAACCGCGAGCGGCGCCTCATCGGCGCCGAGGCCCTGCTGCGTTGGCAAGACCAGGCGGAAGGGCAAATCTCGCCGGCAGTCTTCATCCCCCTGGCCGAAGAGACCGGACTCATACTGCCTCTGGGCGACTGGGTGCTTGACCAAGCCTGCGCACAACTTGCCAATTGGGCCAAGCAGCCGGGAACAGCAGCACTGACGCTGGCGGTCAATGTCAGCGCCCATCAATTTCAGCAGCCGGACTTCGTCGCCCGGGTTCGCGAAGTGATCGCCCTTCACCACATCAAACCCGGCCACCTCAAGCTCGAACTGACCGAAACCCTGTTGCTGAAAGATATGACCGAGGCCGCGCAAAAAATGGAGGCACTCAAGGGAAGTGGGATCGGATTCTCCCTTGATGATTTTGGCACGGGCTACTCCTCGCTTGCGTACCTGAAACGCTTGCCGCTTGATCAACTGAAAATCGATCAGTCCTTCATCCGCGACCTCCTGGAAGATTCAAGCGACGCAGCCATTGTCGACGCCATTCTCGGCATGGCCCGCAGCCTGGGCCTCCAGGTCATTGCCGAGGGAGTGGAGACCGACGAGCAATACAACTTTTTGCTCGGACACGGTTGCGACGCCTTCCAAGGCTATCTGTTCGGGCGCCCCGGGCCATCGAACCAACTCAGTGCGGGCATTCAGTAG
- a CDS encoding TIGR01212 family radical SAM protein (This family includes YhcC from E. coli K-12, an uncharacterized radical SAM protein.), whose translation MALSEVVHTFGSDLLRRYGARVHKLAIHAGFTCPNRDGTKGVGGCSFCNNASFSPHSQREPGIAEQIAAGRAVVRKRTGAVKFLAYFQAYTNTYADAKRLGALYREALAEPDVIGLAVGTRPDAVPAPALDLLARLRDQGYEVWLELGLQSAFDATLARVNRGHDFGDYCRALDQARQRGLPVCTHLIVGLPGEGREAALASLERVLERGTSGLKFHPLHVVRHTRLADHWRRGGYHPLTMDAYIEIAADLIERTPSDVVFHRVTGTASRDILLAPDWCSKKWAVLNGIEQALRRRGTRQGARVGDPLTGACDAA comes from the coding sequence ATGGCGTTATCTGAAGTTGTGCACACCTTTGGGTCTGACCTGCTCCGTCGTTACGGGGCGCGCGTGCACAAGCTCGCCATCCACGCTGGCTTTACCTGTCCGAACCGCGATGGTACCAAAGGGGTGGGCGGCTGCAGTTTTTGTAATAATGCCTCCTTCAGCCCGCATTCCCAGCGCGAACCGGGAATTGCCGAGCAGATTGCCGCGGGTCGGGCCGTGGTCCGCAAGCGCACGGGTGCGGTCAAGTTTTTGGCGTACTTTCAGGCGTATACAAATACCTATGCAGATGCGAAACGGCTTGGGGCCTTGTATCGCGAGGCGCTGGCCGAGCCCGATGTGATCGGCTTGGCGGTCGGTACTCGTCCCGATGCGGTGCCCGCGCCCGCGCTCGACCTGCTCGCGCGGCTGCGTGACCAAGGGTATGAGGTGTGGTTGGAACTAGGGCTGCAGTCGGCATTCGACGCGACCTTGGCGCGCGTGAATCGTGGGCATGATTTCGGCGATTATTGCCGGGCGCTCGATCAGGCCCGGCAGCGCGGTCTGCCTGTTTGCACGCATCTGATTGTCGGGCTCCCGGGCGAAGGACGGGAGGCGGCACTCGCATCCTTGGAGCGGGTATTGGAGCGCGGTACCTCTGGTCTCAAGTTCCATCCGCTGCACGTCGTGCGGCATACCAGGCTGGCCGACCATTGGCGGCGGGGTGGTTATCATCCTCTGACCATGGATGCCTACATCGAGATCGCGGCGGATCTCATCGAACGTACGCCCTCGGATGTGGTCTTTCATCGTGTGACGGGCACCGCATCGCGCGATATTCTGCTGGCGCCTGACTGGTGCTCAAAAAAATGGGCGGTCCTCAATGGCATCGAGCAGGCATTGCGGCGACGCGGCACTCGGCAGGGTGCTCGAGTGGGTGATCCGCTCACCGGCGCCTGCGATGCGGCTTGA
- a CDS encoding arsenate reductase ArsC: protein MAEPIYNVLFLCTGNSARSIFGECLIQRWGQGRFRGFSAGSHPRGEINPFALEVLRKYNHATEHLRSKDWAEFSQPDAPEMDFVITVCDAAATELCPTWPGQPLTAHWGITDPATVEGERLTRLTAFQTAFRELDNRVKIFTALPIASLDRLKLQREMDRIGGLRANNLAKAD, encoded by the coding sequence ATGGCTGAACCGATTTACAACGTCTTATTCCTTTGTACCGGCAACTCGGCCCGCAGCATCTTTGGCGAATGCCTCATCCAACGCTGGGGCCAGGGCCGCTTTCGTGGCTTCAGCGCTGGCAGCCACCCGCGCGGCGAGATCAACCCGTTCGCACTCGAGGTGCTGCGCAAGTACAACCACGCCACCGAGCACCTGCGCAGCAAGGATTGGGCGGAGTTCAGCCAGCCGGACGCGCCCGAGATGGACTTTGTCATCACCGTCTGTGATGCCGCGGCCACCGAGCTCTGCCCGACCTGGCCAGGGCAGCCACTGACCGCGCACTGGGGCATCACCGACCCTGCCACCGTCGAGGGCGAGCGCCTGACCCGACTGACGGCGTTCCAAACCGCCTTTCGCGAACTGGACAACCGCGTCAAGATTTTCACCGCCCTGCCCATCGCCTCGCTGGATCGGCTCAAGCTGCAACGCGAGATGGATCGCATCGGCGGGCTGCGCGCGAACAATCTGGCCAAAGCCGACTGA
- the kaiC gene encoding circadian clock protein KaiC, which translates to MSCVNTPVNKAKTGIQGFDEITGGGLPAGRTTLVCGGPGCGKTLFAMEFLVRGATEFNEPGIFMAFEESMPELCANVASVGFDLQSLLVEKRLLVDEVELDPETPAVTGDFDLDGLFLRLADAIDRIGARRLVLDTLERLFGNLPNPNIVRRELHRLFRWLKEREVTVILTAERGDGTLTRHGLEEYVSDCVIVLSHELEHLVSTRRLRVLKYRGSGHGTNEYPFLIDDEGISILPVTSVSLAHEASQERISSGVERLDDMLGGQGFFRGSSILISGTAGTGKTSLAGHFANATCKRDERALYFAFEESPSQIVRNLCSIGLDLSPWIEQDRLRIVATRPSFAGLEMHLALMHRQITDFKPQTVLLDPLNSFLESHETQQLIEVKAMLMRMLDFIKLQGITGFFTSLTGGGEVSERTDVAISSLIDTWIALTAVDANGERNRRLGIIKSRGMAHSTQTREFQLTNSGIQLIDPYLGIDGRLTGSARVAEEERARRAARERERGLVQQREELELQRTLMETRINTLRTEFQLLDLRTQGTLDTENTALHDAGHMANTARQGATSTGEPE; encoded by the coding sequence ATGTCCTGCGTAAACACCCCTGTCAACAAGGCAAAAACCGGTATCCAGGGATTTGACGAGATTACCGGCGGCGGACTGCCGGCCGGGCGAACCACCCTGGTCTGCGGCGGACCTGGTTGCGGCAAGACACTCTTTGCCATGGAGTTTCTGGTCCGCGGCGCGACCGAATTCAATGAGCCCGGTATCTTCATGGCGTTCGAGGAGAGCATGCCGGAGTTGTGCGCCAATGTTGCCTCGGTCGGCTTCGACCTACAGAGCTTGCTGGTGGAGAAACGCCTGCTGGTCGACGAGGTGGAGCTGGATCCGGAAACGCCGGCGGTCACTGGCGATTTTGATCTCGACGGGCTCTTCCTGCGCCTGGCCGATGCCATTGATCGCATTGGGGCCCGCCGTCTGGTGCTCGACACACTCGAGAGACTCTTCGGCAATCTGCCCAACCCAAACATTGTGCGGCGCGAACTGCACCGCTTATTCCGCTGGCTAAAGGAACGCGAGGTCACAGTCATCCTCACCGCGGAACGTGGCGATGGCACCCTCACCCGGCATGGACTGGAGGAATACGTCTCCGACTGCGTCATCGTGCTGAGTCATGAGCTTGAACACCTGGTCTCCACCCGCCGGCTGCGGGTGTTGAAGTACCGCGGCTCCGGTCACGGCACCAACGAATATCCCTTTCTGATCGATGACGAGGGCATTTCCATTCTCCCCGTCACCTCGGTCTCACTCGCGCATGAGGCGAGTCAGGAGCGCATCTCATCCGGCGTCGAGCGCCTGGATGACATGCTCGGTGGCCAGGGGTTCTTTCGTGGCAGTTCGATTCTGATCTCGGGCACGGCCGGTACCGGCAAAACCAGCCTAGCCGGCCATTTTGCCAACGCGACCTGCAAGCGCGACGAGCGCGCGCTTTACTTCGCATTCGAGGAATCCCCAAGCCAGATCGTGCGCAACCTTTGCTCCATTGGCCTCGATCTGAGCCCCTGGATCGAACAAGATCGCCTGCGCATCGTCGCCACCCGACCATCCTTCGCGGGTCTGGAGATGCATCTGGCGCTCATGCACCGGCAGATCACGGATTTCAAACCTCAGACGGTTCTGCTCGACCCGCTGAACAGTTTTCTCGAGTCCCATGAAACGCAGCAGCTTATCGAGGTCAAAGCGATGCTGATGCGGATGCTGGATTTCATCAAGCTACAGGGTATTACCGGTTTTTTTACCAGCCTCACTGGAGGAGGCGAGGTCTCCGAGCGCACGGATGTGGCCATTTCATCCCTGATCGACACCTGGATCGCACTCACCGCCGTCGATGCCAATGGCGAGCGCAACCGTCGTCTTGGCATCATCAAGTCGCGCGGCATGGCACATTCGACCCAGACCCGCGAGTTCCAGCTGACCAACTCTGGCATCCAGCTGATTGACCCCTACCTGGGCATTGATGGGCGCCTGACGGGCTCGGCCCGCGTCGCCGAGGAAGAGCGAGCGCGGCGCGCGGCGCGCGAGCGCGAGCGCGGCCTTGTGCAACAACGCGAGGAACTGGAATTGCAGCGCACCCTGATGGAAACCCGCATCAACACACTCAGAACCGAGTTCCAGCTTCTTGATCTGCGCACTCAGGGCACGCTGGATACTGAAAACACCGCACTGCATGACGCGGGTCACATGGCCAATACCGCGAGGCAAGGGGCAACCAGCACCGGAGAGCCCGAGTGA
- a CDS encoding metalloregulator ArsR/SmtB family transcription factor has translation MSHSALPPTSIAATAFFAALANDTRLRMLMLLLREGELCVCELTGAIGVSQPHISRHLAQLRELALVADRRAGTWIYYRIHPDLPPWAKAVLRELVAGLRGAAPFDDDQRALAALANRPGAPRCEAAVD, from the coding sequence ATGTCCCATTCAGCCCTCCCGCCCACATCCATCGCCGCCACGGCCTTCTTTGCCGCCCTGGCCAACGACACCCGCTTGCGCATGCTGATGTTGCTGTTGCGCGAGGGCGAGCTGTGCGTGTGTGAGTTGACCGGGGCCATCGGCGTCTCCCAGCCGCACATCTCGCGTCATCTAGCGCAACTGCGCGAGCTGGCGCTGGTCGCCGACCGCCGCGCCGGCACCTGGATTTACTATCGTATTCACCCCGATCTGCCACCCTGGGCCAAGGCGGTCCTGCGCGAGCTAGTGGCGGGACTCAGAGGAGCAGCACCCTTTGACGATGATCAAAGGGCACTGGCGGCGCTGGCCAATCGCCCCGGCGCGCCGCGCTGCGAAGCCGCGGTGGACTGA
- the ubiU gene encoding ubiquinone anaerobic biosynthesis protein UbiU: MELVCPAGNLPSLKTAVDHGANAVYFGFRDDTNARHFAGLNFAPNKMAEGVEYARGRGVRVFIALNTYPRPDGFGRWQEAVDRAADLGVDALIAADLGVLDYASSKHPGLTLHLSVQGSATNYEALRFYHEHFGVRRAVLPRVLSMSQIRHVVENSPLEIEVFAFGSLCVMVEGRCILSSYATGRSPNTYGACSPASHVEWIETPDGLDTRLGGVLIQRHPKGENVGYPTLCKGTFRVGDHTYHAIEEPTSLNAMELLPELAAAGVKAVKIEGRQRSPVYVGQVTKVWRQALDAFARDPEHFTPRPEWTAELGKVSEGAQTTLGAYHRPWQ; encoded by the coding sequence ATGGAACTGGTTTGTCCTGCCGGCAATCTGCCGTCGCTTAAAACCGCTGTCGATCATGGCGCGAACGCGGTCTATTTTGGATTTCGCGACGATACCAACGCGCGACATTTCGCCGGGCTGAATTTCGCGCCCAACAAAATGGCCGAGGGTGTGGAATACGCCCGCGGGCGCGGGGTGCGGGTGTTCATCGCGCTCAATACCTATCCACGCCCCGACGGCTTCGGGCGTTGGCAGGAGGCGGTGGACCGAGCGGCTGATCTTGGCGTGGACGCACTCATCGCGGCGGATCTTGGGGTGCTGGATTATGCCAGCTCCAAGCATCCTGGGTTGACCTTGCATCTGTCGGTGCAGGGCTCGGCCACCAACTACGAGGCGCTGCGCTTTTATCATGAGCACTTCGGCGTGCGCCGCGCGGTGCTGCCGCGGGTGTTGTCCATGAGCCAGATTCGCCATGTGGTGGAGAACAGTCCGCTGGAAATCGAGGTCTTCGCCTTTGGCAGTCTGTGCGTCATGGTCGAGGGGCGCTGTATTCTGTCTTCTTATGCCACCGGCCGTTCGCCTAACACCTATGGTGCCTGTTCGCCGGCCAGTCATGTGGAGTGGATTGAAACGCCAGACGGGCTCGATACGCGCTTGGGTGGTGTGCTCATCCAGCGCCACCCCAAAGGCGAGAATGTCGGCTATCCAACCTTGTGCAAGGGCACCTTCAGGGTCGGTGATCACACCTATCACGCGATCGAGGAGCCCACCAGCCTGAATGCCATGGAGTTGCTGCCGGAGCTGGCCGCCGCGGGTGTCAAGGCTGTCAAGATCGAGGGGCGTCAGCGCAGCCCGGTCTATGTCGGTCAGGTGACCAAGGTGTGGCGTCAGGCGCTTGATGCCTTCGCGCGCGATCCAGAGCACTTCACGCCAAGGCCGGAATGGACCGCCGAGCTAGGCAAGGTGTCCGAGGGCGCGCAGACCACTCTGGGAGCTTATCACCGACCCTGGCAGTAG